One window of the Camelina sativa cultivar DH55 chromosome 1, Cs, whole genome shotgun sequence genome contains the following:
- the LOC104778870 gene encoding E2F transcription factor-like E2FF, whose product MSSSYAMVSQDAESLALQTYSRKEKSLGLLVSNFLRLYNRDDADLIGLDDAAGKLGVERRRIYDVVNILESIGIVARKGKNMYSWRGFGEIPRSLDKLKEEGMREKLCISSTNNSDKVSDDVEREESSFSLTPDDQETSSSSKIVSFADQRKEKSLWLLSQNFVKMFLCSDDDLITLDSAAKALLSDSQDPVHMRTKVRRLYDIANVFSSMNLIEKTQIPETKKPAYRWLGSESIAETGTSLFNSDEPKKRVFGTEITNLRAKRNKTDCSSNGKQIGYKKHDDANTEQESKPAASKYVFGPSFPTGAASKKNENVRKGRLQEIESLASTYKPQYCNKEITSLLGHFTETWKRWYAELDRK is encoded by the exons ATGTCATCATCATATGCGATGGTTTCTCAAGATGCGGAATCGCTCGCTTTGCAAACCTATAGCCGCAAGGAGAAATCTCTAGGGCTTCTCGTCTCCAA TTTCCTGAGACTGTATAACCGAGACGATGCAGATCTGATTGGTCTCGATGACGCCGCTGGCAAATTAG gagtTGAACGCCGCCGTATATATGATGTCGTCAATATTTTGGAGAGCATTGGg ATTGTGGCAAGAAAAGGGAAGAATATGTATTCCTGGAGAGGTTTTGGAGAGATTCCTCGCTCTCTAGATAAACTCAAG GAAGAGGGAATGAGAGAGAAGCTTTGTATCTCAAGTACCAACAACTCTGACAAG GTTTCAGATGATGTTGAAAGAGAAGAATCTTCTTTCAGTTTAACTCCTGATGATCAAGAAACCTCATCATCCTCTAAAATCG TATCATTTGCAGACCAAAGGAAGGAGAAATCTCTATGGCTTCTCTCGCAGAACTTTGTGAAGATGTTTCTTTGTTCTGAT GATGATCTTATCACACTTGATAGTGCTGCAAAAGCCTTGCTGAGCGACTCTCAAGATCCAGTCCATATGAGAA CTAAAGTTAGACGACTTTATGACATTGCAAATGTGTTTTCCTCGATGAATTTAATTGAGAAG ACTCAAATACCGGAGACTAAGAAACCAGCATATAGGTGGTTGGGCTCCGAAAGCATAGCTGAGACAGGAACAAGCTTATTCAATTCCGATGAACCGAAGAAACGGGTATTTGGTACAGAGATCACAAACTTgagagcaaaaagaaacaaaacagactGTTCATCAAACGGCAAGCAAATTGGATATAAGAAACATGACGATGCAAACACAGAGCAGGAATCGAAACCAGCTGCAAGCAAGTATGTGTTTGGCCCATCCTTCCCAACAGGAGCAGCATCTAAGAAAAACGAAAATGTCAGAAAGGGAAGGTTACAAGAGATCGAGAGCCTTGCTTCAACCTACAAACCACAGTATTGTAATAAAG AAATAACTAGTCTTCTTGGACATTTCACGGAGACATGGAAGAGATGGTATGCAGAGCTTGATCGGAAGTAA
- the LOC104780192 gene encoding LOW QUALITY PROTEIN: uncharacterized protein LOC104780192 (The sequence of the model RefSeq protein was modified relative to this genomic sequence to represent the inferred CDS: deleted 1 base in 1 codon), translating into MDPQMQNTWSPRVQNAEKGGVVSDLELAVGGVIEEEEEEVLVSPSGKDMNSSRAQHNVKENRKNGVTSSDDDRITFYALATIIVINNLVVSILVLWFDIFPDAGTFHKLLYVLLAAATIPYIGVLFIICLCNDVPVPSYRLGAERRFGIYVATMVVTYCISYGVKDIDVMIEMSGLVTTSVTGSWTALFGTLYYFISAISLVNSHCLAADLSEQQQRERQRQRRQQPLLPVSSSSSSTPPCAFLL; encoded by the exons ATGGATCCGCAGATGCAGAACACTTGGTCGCCGCGAGTCCAAAACGCCGAGAAG GGAGGAGTAGTTAGCGACTTGGAACTAGCTGTAGGAGGagtgattgaagaagaagaggaagaagtcttGGTGAGCCCTTCGGGGAAAGACATGAACTCCTCACGAGCTCAGCATAATGTCAAGGAAAATCGCAAGAATGGAGTGACCAGTTCTGACGACGATCGGATCACCTTTTACGCACTTGCTACCATAATTGTCATCAACAATCTCGTTGTATCCATCTTAGTTCTATGGTTTGACATCTTCCCCGACGCTGGCACCTTTCACAAGTTACT GTATGTCTTGTTGGCTGCTGCAACCATTCCATACATTGGTGTGCTATTCATAATTTGCTTGTGCAACGATGTTCCAGTCCCGAGTTATCGGCTAGGAGCTGAGCGGCGGTTTGGAATCTACGTAGCTACTATGGTTGTCACTTATTGCATATCCTACGGCGTCAAGGACATTGATGTGATGATTGAAATGTCAGGACTGGTGACTACGTCTGTAACAGGA TCATGGACGGCCCTTTTTGGTACCCTCTATTACTTCATCTCTGCCATATCTCTCGTCAATTCCCACTGCTTGGCTGCTGATCTTTCTGAACAACAACAGCGAGAACGCCAACGCCAACGCCGTCAGCAACCCCTTCTTCcagtttcctcttcttccagTTCCACTCCCCCATGTGCATTCTTGTTATAG
- the LOC104702884 gene encoding uncharacterized protein LOC104702884: MKVKQTRVTSLFLFTLVSILVFRPSEARLNPNQIICTKEQLSPIVNIPGCFDAVRLAAEADVRWLSRDCCRAVKILPDCLLVAFPRKVALHTSIFKSICVGKFPHEPIL, from the coding sequence atgaaagtaaaacaaACCAGAGTGACGTCGTTGTTCTTGTTTACCCTAGTCTCAATATTGGTTTTTCGACCATCAGAAGCTCGTCTAAATCCAAACCAAATTATATGTACGAAAGAACAGTTGTCGCCAATAGTTAACATACCAGGATGTTTTGATGCGGTGAGATTAGCAGCGGAGGCAGACGTCAGATGGCTATCAAGAGATTGTTGCAGAGCTGTGAAAATACTTCCTGATTGCCTATTGGTTGCCTTTCCTCGCAAAGTAGCTTTGCATACTAGTATCTTCAAAAGCATTTGTGTTGGAAAGTTCCCTCATGAACCAATCTTATAA
- the LOC104781998 gene encoding uncharacterized protein LOC104781998, whose amino-acid sequence MKLKQNRVMSLFLLTIISTLVFRPSEAQLKTSTCSKEQLSPIVNIPGCFDAVRLAAEADVRWLSRDCCRAVKILPDCLLVAFPNKVALHTSIFKSICVGKFPPEPIL is encoded by the coding sequence atgaaactaaaacaaaacagagtgaTGTCGTTGTTCTTGTTAACCATAATCTCGACATTGGTATTCCGACCATCAGAAGCTCAGCTGAAAACGAGCACATGTTCGAAAGAACAGTTGTCGCCAATAGTTAACATACCAGGATGTTTTGATGCGGTGAGATTAGCAGCGGAGGCAGACGTCAGATGGCTATCAAGAGATTGTTGCAGAGCTGTGAAAATACTTCCTGATTGCCTATTGGTTGCCTTTCCTAACAAAGTAGCTTTGCATACTAGTATCTTCAAAAGCATTTGTGTTGGAAAGTTCCCTCCTGAACCAATCTTATAA
- the LOC104777961 gene encoding protein transport protein SEC13 homolog A-like: protein MPPQKIETGHSDTVHDVVMDYYGKRVATASSDCTIKITGVNNSSGSQPLATLTGHRGPVWQVAWAHPKFGSLLASCSYDGQIILWKEGDQNQWAQAHFFTDHKVSVNSIAWAPHDLGLSLACGASDGNISVFSARADGGWDTTKIDQAHPVGVTSVSWAPATEPGALVSSGMLEPVYKLASGGCDSTVKVWKFSNGSWKMDCFPALSKHTDRVRDVAWAPNLGLPKSTIASGSEDGKVIIWTTGKEGEQWEGKVLKDFETTVWRVSWSLTGNLLAVSYGNNNVTVWKEVVDGEWEEVTAVEP, encoded by the coding sequence ATGCCTCCCCAGAAGATTGAAACTGGTCATAGCGACACTGTCCATGATGTGGTCATGGATTACTATGGAAAGCGAGTGGCTACTGCCTCATCTGACTGCACTATCAAGATTACCGGAGTAAACAACAGCAGTGGATCACAGCCTCTAGCTACCTTAACCGGTCACCGAGGTCCTGTATGGCAAGTCGCTTGGGCGCACCCAAAGTTCGGTTCGCTCCTCGCTTCATGTTCCTACGATGGGCAGATCATACTATGGAAAGAAGGTGACCAGAACCAATGGGCACAAGCTCATTTCTTCACTGACCACAAAGTATCAGTCAACTCTATCGCTTGGGCTCCTCATGATCTCGGACTCTCCTTAGCTTGTGGAGCATCCGATGGAAACATATCCGTTTTCTCAGCTAGAGCTGATGGCGGTTGGGACACGACAAAGATCGACCAAGCACACCCGGTTGGAGTCACTTCAGTCTCGTGGGCACCAGCCACAGAACCAGGGGCACTCGTTAGCTCAGGTATGCTCGAGCCGGTTTACAAACTAGCATCAGGTGGGTGTGACAGCACCGTGAAAGTGTGGAAATTCTCCAACGGGTCATGGAAAATGGACTGTTTCCCGGCTCTTAGCAAGCACACAGATAGGGTGCGTGACGTGGCATGGGCACCGAACCTGGGTCTCCCAAAATCAACCATAGCGAGTGGTTCAGAAGATGGGAAAGTGATCATATGGACCACAGGGAAAGAAGGGGAGCAATGGGAAGGCAAGGTATTGAAAGATTTCGAGACAACAGTGTGGAGGGTGTCGTGGTCGTTGACGGGTAACTTGTTGGCCGTTTCGTATGGGAACAATAATGTAACAGTGTGGAAAGAGGTTGTTGATGGAGAGTGGGAAGAAGTGACTGCCGTTGAGCCATAA
- the LOC104782874 gene encoding paired amphipathic helix protein Sin3-like 1 — translation MKRIGDDVYASGSQFKRPRGELFGQSPVPGRGDTEEEGVGGRIAAAGEITNQKLTTNDALSYLREVKEMFQDQREKYDRFLQVMKDFKAQRTDTGGVIARVKELFKGHNNLIYGFNTFLPKGYEITLIEEDEPLPKKTVEFDEAINFVNKIKKRFKHDEHVYKSFLEILNMYRKENKEIGEVYNEVSILFEGHLDLLEGFTRFLPASLPSHSAAQHSRSQAQRYNDRVSGPPLIRQMQVEKERRRERVFASRVDYSVDRYDLTDDKSMVKMQREQRKRVDKEHRARRGRDFDDREAEQDNLHHFPEKRKSSRRAEGLEAYSGVASHSEKDNLKSMYNQAFVFCEKVKERLCSQDDYQTFLKFLNMFSNGIVQRKDLQTLVSNLLGKFPDLMDEFNQFFERCESIDGFQHLAGVMSKKSFSSEEQLSRPMKVEEKDRDHKPDLEAVKETEQYKEEYMGKSIQELDLSDCECCTPSYRLLPADYPKPTASQKSDLGAEVLNDHWVSVTSGSEDYSFKHMRRNQYEESLFKCEDDRFELDMLLESVRSAARSAETLLNLITEKKISFSGSFRIEDHFTALNLRCIERLYGDHGLDVIDILHKNPATALPVVFTRLKQKQDEWKKCREDFDKVWANVYAKNHYKSLDHRSFYFKQQDSKNLSAKSLVADIKELKGKSQNEDDVLLCISAGYRQPINPNLEYEYFNRAIHEDLYKLVQFSCEELCSTKEQLSKVLRLWENFVEAVLGVPPRAKGTDLVEDVVINPKPLDVNHSTSINGEGALSSVADTANLAFRKLKSTANGEENGSSVASKHGGIGLLSKDLTRTENPRHADTADRDGATCSAVRPQIEQETGNGAEERFGMPILMDISEKAVTSSVSIPSVGENNHDVVGKDNLAGSHEIEAKPSNTLSDVQHEVDSIETVHSTQGGDVGNSIVLANGIKSDSSKGIRNSDEPEGQSRIEKEEGELSPNGDIEDNFGVYEDLGVKSTSKLENSAQAELEADAGAEVENEDDADDDDDSENASEGGEDASGTESGGEECSQDENREEEDGEHDGKAESEGEAEGMDSHLLEGDIELVPQSERVLLSVRPLSKHVAAVLPDERTKDSRVFYGNDDFYVLFRLHQILYQRILSAKRNCSGGELKSKNSKDPNSLDPYARFMKVLYGLLDGSAENSKFEDECRAIIGNQSYMLFTLDKLIYKLVKQLQAIVADEMDNKLLQLYEYEKSRKPGRVIDSVYYENARVLLHEENVYRLECSSSPSRLSIQLMDSIIEKPEAYAVSVDPTFASYMQAEFLSTSSVKKEEGHNIVLQRNLRPYTGLYDLAALCKAMEGVEVVNGLECKMSCSSYKISYVLDTEDFFHRKKKKKKTEQLLQQNKDRVERFHRFLSASR, via the exons ATGAAGCGGATAGGAGATGATGTATATGCCTCTGGGTCTCAATTTAAACGTCCTCGAGGCGAATT ATTTGGACAATCTCCGGTCCCTGGCCGTGGTGACACCGAAGAAGAAGGAGTAGGAGGGAGAATTGCTGCTGCTGGGGAAATTACTAATCAGAAATTGACAACCAATGATGCCTTGTCGTACCTGAGGGAAGTAAAAGAGATGTTTCAAGATCAAAGGGAGAAATATGACAGGTTCCTCCAAGTCATGAAAGATTTTAAGGCTCAAAG AACCGACACAGGCGGTGTCATTGCACGAGTTAAGGAATTGTTTAAGGGACATAACAATTTGATATATGGATTCAACACTTTTTTGCCTAAGGGATATGAAATAACGCTTATTGAGGAAGACGAGCCTCTGCCAAAGAAGACTGTTGAATTCGATGAAGCCATCAACTTTGTGAATAAAATTAAG AAGCGATTCAAGCACGATGAACACGTCTATAAATCTTTCTTGGAAATCTTGAATATGTATCGAAAGGAGAACAAGGAAATTGGTGAGGTTTACAATGAG GTATCTATTCTCTTTGAGGGCCACTTGGATTTGCTTGAGGGGTTTACTAGGTTTTTGCCAGCGTCTCTGCCATCTCATTCAGCAGCGCAGCATAGCCGGAGTCAGGCCCAACGGTACAATGACCGCGTATCAGGCCCTCCTCTAATTCGTCAAATGCAAGTGGAAAAG GAACGTAGACGGGAAAGGGTTTTTGCTTCCCGTGTTGATTATAGTGTTGATCGTTATGACCTTACGGATGATAAATCGATGGTGAAGATGCAAAGAGAGCAGCGGAAGCGTGTTGATAAGGAGCACAGGGCAAGGAGAGGCCGTGATTTTGACGATAGAGAAGCAGAGCAAGACAACCTACACCATTTTCCTGAGAAAAGGAAGTCGTCCAGAAGAGCTGAAGGTCTTGAGGCCTATTCTGGTGTTGCTTCACATTCTGAGAAAGACAATTTGAAAA GCATGTACAACCAAGCATTTGTTTTCTGTGAGAAAGTCAAGGAGAGATTATGCAGTCAAGATGATTATCAGACATTCCTGAAGTTCCTTAATATGTTTAGCAATGGAATAGTCCAAAGGAAGGATCTGCAGACTTTG GTTTCTAATCTTCTTGGGAAATTTCCTGATCTGATGGATGAGTTCAACCAGTTCTTCGAGCGGTGTGAGAGTATTG ATGGATTTCAGCACCTTGCTGGTGTTATGAGCAAAA AATCATTCAGCAGCGAAGAACAATTATCTAGGCCAATGAAGGTGGAAGAGAAAGACAGAGACCATAAGCCTGACCTCGAGGCTGTTAAGGAAACGGAGCAATACAAAGAGGAGTACATGGGAAAATCTATTCAGGAGCTCGATCTCTCTGATTGCGAGTGTTGCACTCCTAGCTACCGGCTTCTGCCTGCAGAT TATCCGAAACCAACTGCGAGTCAGAAATCGGATCTAGGAGCTGAGGTTTTAAATGATCATTGGGTATCTGTCACCTCAGGAAGTGAAGATTATTCATTTAAGCACATGCGCAGAAACCAATATGAAGAGAGCTTATTCAAATGCGAAGATGAtag ATTTGAGTTGGACATGTTACTGGAATCTGTGAGGTCTGCGGCCAGAAGTGCAGAAACTTTGTTGAATTTGATCACAGAGAAGAAAATTAGTTTTTCTGGCTCCTTCAGGATCGAAGACCATTTCACGG CCCTAAATTTAAGGTGTATTGAGCGACTTTATGGCGACCATGGTCTTGACGTGATAGACATATTACATAAGAATCCAGCCACCGCACTTCCTGTAGTCTTTACTCGTTTAAAGCAGAAACAAGATGAATGGAAGAAATGCCGTGAAGATTTTGATAAGGTCTGGGCAAACGTATATGCGAAAAACCACTACAAGTCACTTGATCACCGCAGCTTCTATTTCAAGCAACAAGATTCAAAGAACTTGAGTGCAAAAT CATTGGTGGCTGACATTAAGGAGCTGAAAGGGAAGTCTCAGAATGAGGATGATGTTCTATTGTGTATTTCTGCTG GTTACAGACAACCCATAAATCCTAATCTTGAATACGAGTATTTCAACAGAGCTATTCATGAAGACCTGTACAAACTAGTCCAGTTTTCATGCGAGGAGTTATGTTCTACAAAAGAGCAGCTCAGTAAAGTTTTGAGGCTTTGGGAAAATTTCGTTGAGGCAGTTCTGGGTGTTCCCCCCCGGGCCAAGGGCACAGATCTTGTTGAAGATGTTGTAATAAACCCCAAGCCTCTTGATGTGAATCACAGTACATCTATTAACGGGGAGGGTGCTTTGAGTTCTGTAGCAGACACAGCAAATTTGGCTTTCAGGAAACTAAAATCTACTGCCAATGGAGAGGAGAATGGTTCATCTGTGGCATCCAAACATGGTGGGATTGGTTTGTTAAGTAAGGATTTGACAAGGACAGAAAATCCTAGACATGCTGATACGGCCGACAGAGATGGTGCTACCTGTTCTGCTGTGAGACCCCAGATAGAACAAGAGACTGGAAATGGAGCCGAGGAAAGATTTGGAATGCCTATCCTGATGGATATTAGCGAAAAAGCAGTCACCTCGAGTGTATCAATCCCAAGTGTGGGAGAAAACAATCATGATGTTGTAGGAAAGGATAATTTGGCAG GTTCACATGAGATTGAAGCCAAACCAAGCAACACCCTCAGTGATGTACAGCATGAGGTAGACAGCATCGAAACTGTTCATTCGACTCAG GGAGGTGATGTTGGCAATTCGATAGTTTTGGCAAATGGAATAAAGTCAGATTCTTCTAAAGGTATTCGGAATTCTGATGAACCCGAAGGTCAGTCCAGAATTGAGAAGGAGGAAGGGGAATTGTCACCGAATGGTGATATCGAAGACAACTTTGGTGTTTACGAAGATCTTGGGGTGAAGTCTACATCCAAATTAGAGAATTCAGCACAAGCTGAGCTAGAGGCAGATGCTGGTGCTGAAGTAGAGAATGaggatgatgctgatgatgatgatgatagtgaaaATGCTTCCGAGGGTGGTGAGGATGCATCAGGAACTGAATCTGGTGGCGAAGAATGTTCACAGGACGAAAACAGAGAGGAGGAAGATGGTGAGCATGATGGTAAAGCTGAGAGTGAAGGGGAAGCGGAGGGAATGGATTCACATCTCCTTGAAGGAGACATTGAGTTGGTTCCGCAGTCAGAACGTGTTCTCTTGTCTGTCAGACCCCTTTCAAAGCATGTAGCAGCAGTTTTACCCGATGAGAGGACTAAAGATTCCCGAGTTTTCTATGGGAATGACGacttttatgttctttttagGCTTCACCAA ATCTTGTACCAGAGAATTTTGTCTGCAAAAAGGAATTGCTCAGGCGGTGAATTGAAATCGAAAAACTCAAAGGATCCCAATTCCCTAGATCCTTATGCGAG GTTTATGAAGGTTTTGTATGGTTTGCTTGATGGATCAGCTGAAAATTCGAAGTTTGAGGATGAGTGCAGAGCTATTATTGGGAATCAATCATATATGTTATTCACGTTAGACAAGCTGATATACAAATTGGTTAAGCAG CTTCAAGCTATTGTAGCTGATGAGATGGACAATAAGCTGCTTCAGCTGTATGAGTATGAGAAATCCCGGAAACCCGGAAGGGTTATCGACTCGGTGTATTATGAAAATGCCAGGGTTCTCCTGCACGAAGAAAATGTTTATCGGTTGGAATGT TCATCCTCGCCATCACGTTTATCTATCCAGCTTATGGATAGCATAATCGAGAAGCCAGAAGCTTATGCAGTTTCTGTGGATCCCACATTTGCAAGTTATATGCAAGCTGAGTTTCTTTCCACCTCATCAGTGAAAAAAGAGGAGGGGCATAACATTGTGTTACAAAG GAACCTGCGTCCATACACTGGCTTGTATGATCTTGCAGCACTATGTAAAGCTATGGAAGGTGTCGAAGTAGTAAATGGCTTGGAGTGCAAGATGTCTTGCTCGTCTTACAAG ATCTCATACGTCTTGGACACAGAGGATTTCTTCcacagaaagaagaagaaaaagaagacggAACAGTTATTGCAACAGAACAAAGATAGAGTAGAAAGGTTCCATAGGTTTCTCTCAGCTTCAAGATGA